In the Tessaracoccus lacteus genome, TCGAGGCGGGGCTCCGCGGGGTCGAGTTCATCGCGGTCAACACCGACGCGCAGGCGCTCCTGATGAGCGACGCCGACGTGAAGCTCGACATCGGCCGCGAGCTGACCCGCGGCCTCGGCGCGGGAGCCGACCCGGCGAAGGGTCGGCAGGCCGCCGAAGACCACTCGGACGAGATCGAGGAGGCGCTGCAGGGCGCCGACATGGTGTTCGTGACCGCGGGCGAGGGAGGCGGCACCGGGACGGGTGCGGCTCCCATCGTGGCGAAGATCGCCCGTTCGCTCGGCGCGCTGACCATCGGCGTGGTGACCAGGCCGTTCTCCTTCGAGGGCCGCCGCCGTTCCACGCAGGCCGAGTCCGGCATCGAGTCGCTGCGCGAAGAGGTCGACACCCTCATCGTCATCCCCAACGACAAGCTGCTGCAGATGACCGACCACCAGGTCGCCATCCTCGACGCTTTCAAGCAGGCGGACCAGGTGCTGATGCAGGGCGTATCCGGCATCACCGACCTGATCACGACGCCCGGCCTGATCAACCTCGACTTCGCGGACGTGAAGTCCATCATGAGCCAGGCCGGTTCCGCCCTGATGGGCATCGGGTCGGCCCGCGGCGAGGATCGCGCACGTGCCGCGGCCGAGATGGCGATCAGCTCCCCGCTGCTCGAGGCGAGTATCGACGGTGCGCACGGCGTGCTGCTGTCCATCGCCGGCGGCTCCGACCTCGGCCTGTTCGAGGTCTCCGCCGCCGCGCAGCTCATCGAGGAGGCGGCACACGACGAGGCGAACATCATCTTCGGCACCGTGATCGACGACGCGCTGGGCGACGAGGTCCGGGTGACGGTCATCGCCGCAGGGTTCGACGGCGGCCAGCCGCAGAAGAAGGTCGCCGCTGTCCGCAAGCCGGAGGTCCGGCCGGCGACGCAGCCGCGTCCCGGACCCGGCGCGCCGGCGCCGGTGGCCACCGCGATGCCCGGGCAGCCGACGCCGGCCCCGCGGCCCGCGCCGGTGGTCGAGGACGACGACGACCTGGATGTCCCCGACTTCATGAAGTGAGTGGGGCGCGCCGGTGCGTCGCCCCCGTGCGGGAGCCGCGCCACGCTAGCCTTGCGAACAATCGCAGCAGCTGCCAAGGAGGGAATCGTGGGCGTTCGTAAGCTTGCGGCGTGGATGGGCCTCGTCGAGGACGGCCGGTACCGCACCGACGACCCCGTGGACCACGACGCCGAGGGTGAGGCGACCAACGACGTCTACGTCGACGAGGAGCCGAGCCAGGAGATCAGCAGGGTCGCGCCCATCAGGCGACCCGCACAGCTCACGCCGGTCGAACACAAGGAGGTGGCCGACCTGAGCCGCATCGTCAGCGTCCGACCCCGCTCGTACAACGAGGCGCGCGTGATCGGCGAGAACTTCCGCGACGGCATCCCCGTCATCATGAACCTCTCGGACATGGAGGACGGCGAGGACAAGCGCCTCGTCGACTTCGCGGCCGGGCTGATCTTCGGCCTGCGCGGCAACATCGAGCGGGTTTCGAGCAAGGTCTTCCTCCTGTGCCCCCACAATCTGGTGGTCGGCCCGGAGGACAAGGAACGCATCGCCTCCGGTGGGTTCTTCAATCAGAGTTGAGCCTGGAGCAGGTGCCAATCTCAACCCGACTAGCAGCTTTCAGCGCGCCTCGAGGGCGTTAGGCTACGCTGGAAGCGCCGGCTTCGGCCGGTCACATCTTTGACGAGTACTGGAGCAAGCATGAGCCTGACCCTTGATGAGGTCCGCCAGATCCGCTTCCGCATGACGCGACGCGGTGACGTCGGTTATCAGGTGGGCGACGTCGACACGTTCATCGACAAGGTCGAGGTCACCTTCGACGAATTCGAGAAGGAGCGCGAGCGCCTTCGCCGCGAGATCGACTCCGTCCAGGCGACCAACGTCTCCCCGGCGGCAGGCGACGACTCCGATCTCCGGTCGGAGCTGAAGGCCAAGGACGACACCATCGCGCAGCTCCGCGCCGAGGTGGACCGCCTGAACTCCGCGATCAGCGCCGGCGGCGACGCGACGGCCGCGCAGGCCGCGGCCGAGGGTCGCGTCCGTGAGCTCACTGCGCAGAATGAGCAGCTGAAGAACCAGCTCGACCAGGTTCGCGCCGAGTTCGACAAGGCCCGCTCTGAGCGGGTCACCAATGTCGCCGGTACCCAGCACCTGACGGTCACGGCCAGCGAGGATGCCGCCCCCGCCGTCACCCGGCTGCTGCAGATGGCCACCGACCAGGCCACCACGCTCGTGAACGAGGCCCAGGCTGAGGCGCAGCGGAAGCTGGCCGAGGCCGAGCAGCGCGCCACCGAGATCAAGACGGACGCCCGCACCAAGGCCGACCGTGTCGAGTCGGAGGCCCGCGTCAACGCCGAGCAGCTGACGAAGCAGGCGGAGGCACGCGCCGCGGCCGTCGATCAGCAGGCCGCCGACCGCCGTCACGCGCTGTTCTCCGATCTGGAGCGCGAGCAGGGCGAGCTGGTCGGCAAGGTCACCGCGCTGCGAGACTTCGAGTCCAGCTACCGTCAGAACCTCACGGAGTCGCTCAAGCGCTTCCTCGGTTCGATCAACGACGATCACCCCGAGCCCGGCGAGGTGCCCGAGCTCGCCCAGCGGCCGTCGGAGACCCCGCGTCTCGACGCCCTGGCAAGCGGAGATCAGTCCTAGTCACATCCACTTCATCGGGCAGCCGACCCCGCGCGGGGTCGGCTGCCTGCATGTGGTGCACAGTGGTGTACCCTTCGCAGACAGCAACCGCCAGAAAGAGCTACGACATGCCAAAGAAAGCCGCCGACGAAGTTCGGGCGCTCCCGGTCCTCGAAGGCGAGGACCCGTGGACCTCGGAGGAGATTGCCGAGCAGCGCGCTGAACTCTCCGACGACCTCGAGCGCCTCGAGCGCCGCATCCGCTCCGCGGAGGAGACGCTGCAGTCCCTCCTCAAGGGCGGCACCGACGGAGCCGGCCGCGACCCCGCGGACGTCGGCTCCAGCAACTTCGAGCGGGACCAGGAGGTCTCCCTCGCGGCCAACGTCCGCGAGATGGCGGAGCAGGCGCGCCTGGCCATCGCGCTCTTCGACAGCGGTGAGTACGGCTACTGCGAGGTGTGCGGCCAGCCGATCGGCAAGGGGCGTCTGCAGGTCTTCCCCCGAGCCACCCTGTGCGTGACCTGCAAGCAGCGCGAGGAGCGGCGCTGAGGTGCGCCGCAGCGCACTGATCCTCGTCGCCTGCGGCATCGGGTTGGGCGGCCTCGCCGTCGACCAGCTGGTCAAGTTGGCCTCCGTCGCGTTCCTGACCCCCGGCGTGCCGGTCCCGATCGTCGGGGACCTGCTGCAGCTGCAGCTGATCCGTAACCCCGGCGCCGCCTTCGGGATGGGGTCCTCGGCCACCATCGTCTTCACCATCCTCGCGATGGTGGCGACCCTGGCCTGTCTGTTCGTCGTCCTGCCGCGGGTGACCCGCATGTGGCAGGCCGTCGTGGCCGGCCTGTTCCTCGCCGGCATCACAGGCAACCTGGTCGACCGGATCTTCCAGCCCCCGGCGGCGCTGCACGGGCATGTGATCGACATGTTCTCGCTGCGCGGCTTCGCGATCTTCAACGTCGCCGACATCTGCATCACCGTCGCGGCGGGCATCGTGATCGGCTGGTCGCTGTTCGCGGACCGGGCCGAGGCGAAGGCGAGGAAGGCCGCGGCCCGATGAGCCTGTTCATCGTGCCCGACACACTGGCGGGCCAGCGCGTCGACGCAGTGGCCGCCCGGGTGTCGGGGTACAGCAGGGCGCGTATCGAGCTGCTCGTCGAGGCCGGCAGCCTCAGCCTGGGTGGGACGATCGTCACGAAGGGTTCGCAGCGCGTCGCCGGGGGAGAGCTGCTCGAGTTGCTGGAGGATCCCGCGCCCACCACCGCGACGGCGGTCCCGCAGCTCGCCGACGGCGTCGGGATCGTCTACGAGGACGCCGACATCGTCGTCGTCGACAAGCCCGTGGGCGTCGCGGCACACCCCAGCCTCGGCTGGGGCGGCCCGTCGGTAGTGGAGCACCTGGCCGCCGCCGGCGTCGCTGTGTCCACGTCGGGGGCCGCCGAGCGGCAGGGCATCGTCTCGCGCCTCGACGTCGGCACCAGCGGACTGATGGTCGTCGCCAGGTCCGAGGTGGCCTACAGCGTGCTCAAACAGGCGTTCCGCGACCGGACGGTGGACAAGACGTACCACACGCTCGTGCAGGGGCACCCCGACCCGTTCGTCGGCACGATCGACGCGCCCATCGGCCGCCATCCCGGCGCCGACTGGAAGATGGCCATCCTCGAAGGTGGCCGCGCATCCGTCACGCACTACGAGACGTTGGAGGCGCATCGGGCGGCGACGCTGCTGCAGGTCCACCTCGAGACGGGCCGCACGCACCAGATCCGGGTGCATATGGCGGCGATAGGCCATCCGTGCGTCGGGGACCCGCTGTACGGCGCCGATCCGGCGCTGTCGGCCAGGCTGGGGCTGGGCCGCCAGTGGCTGCACGCCGTCGGCCTGGGTTTCACGCATCCGACGCGCGGCGACCATGTCGAGTTCAGTTCCCCCTACCCTGCGGATCTGCAGCGAGCCCTCGATCTGGTGCGGGCCGACTGATTCCAGGCCAGGGCGCCGTGTCGTCCTGCAACGACGTCGGGTAGGGTTGTCGCCGTGCGTAGAGCAAAGATCGTTTGTACCCTCGGCCCTTCGGCCGAAGCAGTTGACCGCCTCGTTGACCTGATCAACGCTGGCATGAATGTCGCCCGACTCAACATGAGCCACGGCGACTACAACGAGCACGGCACCCGGCTCAAGAATGTCCGTGCCGCAGCTGACATCACCGGCAAGACCGTCGGCGTGTTCGCCGACCTCCAGGGCCCCAAGATCCGTCTCGGCCGCTTCCTGAACGACGAGAAGCCGTACCTGGCCGTCGGTGACATCTTCACCATCACCATCGACGACATCCAGGGCACCAAGGAGCGTTGCTCGACGACGTTCAAGGGCCTGCCCGGCGACGTCAACGTCGGCGACCAGATCCTGATCGACGACGGCAAGGTCGCCCTGAAGGCCATCCAGGTCACCGACACCGACGTGGTCTGCGAGACGGTCGTCCCCGGTCCGGTCTCCAACAACAAGGGCATCAACCTGCCCGGCGTCGCCGTCTCGGTCCCCGCCCTGTCCGACAAGGACGAGCGTGACCTGCGCTGGGCGCTCGCCCACCCCGACATCGACATGATCGCGCTGTCCTTCGTCCGCTCCGGCGACGACATCAAGCGCGTCCACGAGATCATGGACGAGGAGGGTCGCCGCCTGCCGGTCATCGCCAAGCTCGAGAAGCCCCAGGCGATCGCCAACCTGCAGGAGATCATCGACTCCTTCGACGCCTTCATGGTCGCCCGTGGCGACCTGGGCGTCGAGCTGCCGCTGGAGGAGGTGCCCCTGGTCCAGAAGCGGATCGTACGCGCCGCGCGCAAGTGGGCGAAGCCGGTCATCGTGGCCACCCAGATGCTCGAGTCCATGATCAACAACCCGCGCCCGACGCGCGCCGAGGCTTCCGACGTCGCGAACGCCATCCTCGACGGCGCCGACGCCGTGATGCTGTCCGGAGAGACCTCGGTCGGCGACTTCCCTGTCGAGACCGTCTCCACCATGGCGCGCATCGTCGAGAAGACGGAGCGCGAGGGCCACGCCGAGATCCACATCATCGACTGGGACCCGCACACCACCGGGGGCATCCTGGCCAAGGTGGCTGCCGAGGTCGCCGAGCGTATCGGTGCCCGCTACCTCGTCGCGTTCACCAAGTCGGGTGACACCGGACGCCGCCTGTCGCGTCTGCGCTCGCCCATCCCGATGCTCGTGTTCTCCCCGGAGAAGTCGACCCGCCAGACCATGACCCTGTCGTGGGGTGTCGACACGCACATCACGCCGGAGTTCACCGCGCAGGAGGAGATGGTGGACGCCGTCGACCAGTACCTGCGCACGAACAACCTCATCGAGGTCGGCGAGCGCATCGTGGTCGTGTCCGGCTCGCCCATGGGTGTCCCCGGAAAGACCAACAACCTCCGCGTGCACAAGGTCAAGGACCTGCCCGAGGCCTGAGGCTGAGCAGCAGTAGACAAGGATCGGGGCCCCGCAAGGGGTCCCGATCCTTGTGTTGTGGAGGTGCCCGGGAGGGGATTCGAACCCCTAAGGTCTCTCGACCAGACGGGTTTGAGCCGTCCGCGTATACCGTTCCGCCACCCGGGCGAGGGCAGCGAGGATCATTGTAGCCACAGCCCGTCGGGCGACGGCCAGCGGCGGGCAGGCGGCACGAGTTCGCGTGCGCCGGAGGCGCAAGGTACTATTCAGCGCAGGTTTGATCAGAGGAGCTCGCCTCTCAGGGCGAGGGGAGAAGAGTCGAAGTATGGATAAGAAGAAGCCCGCTGTCCTGGTTGCCGAGGACGAGGCGCTGATCCGACTGGACCTGGTCGAGCTGCTCACCGAGGAGGGCTACGAGGTCGTCGGCGAGGCGGGTGACGGCGAGGAGGCCGTGAAGCTCGCCAGGGAACTCGAGCCCGACCTGGTCATCATGGACGTGAAGATGCCCAAGATGGACGGCATCACCGCCGCTGAGATCATCGCCGAGGAGCGCATCGCGCCCATCGTCATGCTCACGGCGTTCTCGCAGCGCGACCTCGTCGAGCGGGCCCGCGATGCCGGCGCCATGGCCTACGTCGTCAAGCCCTTCGGCGCCTCCGACGTCGTCCCGGCGATCGAGATCGCCATGGGCCGCTTCCAGGAGATCACCGCGATCGAAGAGGAACTGGCCAACCTCGAGGACCGCCTCGAGTCGCGCAAGATCATCGACCAGGCCAAGGGCATCCTGCAGCAGGACCTCGGCCTGACCGAGCCTGAGGCGTTCCGCTGGATCCAGAAGACGGCGATGGACATGCGCAAGTCGATGCGGGACGTCGCCGAGGGCGTCATCTCGCACAAGAAGAAGGCCTGACCCCTAGCTGCCCGCGGGGGCCGCGATCAGCCGGCACGTCAGCCGGCCGATGGCCGTCGTCCGGCCGGCGTCGTCGGTGATCTCCACCTGGTAGACGGCCAGCGTCCTGCCGAGGTGCAGTGCCGTGGCGACGCCTGTGACGCGGCCCGACCGCACGGCCTTCAGGTGGGTGACGTTCAGGTCGACGCCGACGGGCACCTTCCCGTCCGGCATCCCGTGGGCCACCGCGCCCATCGAGGCCAGGGTCTCGACGAGCACGCCGGACGCGCCGCCGTGCAGGAGACCGAATGGCTGCTGGTTGCCCTCCACGGGGATCGAGCCGACGACCCGCGACGGTGTGAGTTCGGTCAGCTCGAGGCCGAGCTTCGCGTCGAGGGGGGAGGCCATGGAGTCGAGCCAGGCAGGCAGGTCTGTCATGTCACGACAGTAGGCCATCTGGCCGGTCCTCGGCCGACGGCCCATTCGGTAGGCTCGGCGTGTGACTGACGCGCCAAGACTGCTGCTGATCGACGGCCACTCCGTGGCCTACCGGGCGTTCTACGCCCTCCCGGTGGAGAACTTCGCCACCAGCACGGGGCAGCACACCAACGCCGTGTTCGGGTTCACCTCCATGCTGATCAACGTGCTGCGCGACGAGCGACCCACCCACCTTGCCGTCGCGTTCGACGTTGCCAGGCAGTCGTTCCGCACCGAGGAGTACCCGGAGTACAAGGGCACGCGCGCCAAGTCACCCGAGGAGTTCACGGGACAGGTGACCCTCATCAAGGAGGTCCTCGACGCGCTCAACGTCGCCCACCTGGAGCTGCCGGGCTACGAGGCGGACGACATCATCGCGACGATGTCGACGCGCGCCGAGGCCGAGGGGTTCGACGTGTCGATCGTCACCGGCGACCGCGATGCCATGCAGCTCGTGACCGACCACGTCACGGTTCTCTACCCGCGCAAGGGTGTCTCGGACCTCGCGCGGATGACCCCTTCCACCGTGGAGGAGAAGTACCTCGTCCCGCCCGCCCGCTACCCGGAGCTCGCGGCGCTGGTGGGGGAGACCAGCGACAACCTCCCCGGGGTGCCCGGCGTCGGGCCGAAGACTGCGGCGAAGTGGCTGACCGCCTACGACGGGCTGGACAACATCGTCGCCCGCGCAGAGCAGATCCCCGGCAAGGCGGGCGCCTCGCTGCGCGAGCACCTGGGCGACGTGGTGCGGAACCGGCGGCTGAACGCGCTGGTGCGCGACCTCCAGCTCGACACGACGGTGGCGGCGACGGAGCGGCACGACTGGGACCGTGCGCGCGTGCACGAGCTGTTCGACGCGCTGGAGTTCCGGGTCCTGCGCGAGCGGCTGCTGGAGCTCGCGCCCGCGGAGGAGACGCAGGCCGAGGCCTTCGAGGTGCGCGGCGGACCGCTCGCCCCGGGCGCCGTCGGCGCCTGGCTGGAGGCGCATGCCTCAGGGCCGACGGCCGCGGAGTTCGTCGGCCACTGGGGCTCCGGCACGGGGGACGTCATCGGCATCGCGCTGGCCGCGGGCGACGGCGAGGGGGCGTGGCTCGACACGGCGGCCCTGACGCCCGCCGACGATGCCGCCCTGGCGTCCTGGCTCGCCGACCCGGCCCGCACTAAGTACGTGCACGGCGCCAAGGGCCCGATGCTGGCCTGCTGGGCCCGCGGCTGGGAGTTGCGCGGCGTCGCCGTCGACACGCTGCTCGCCGCGTACCTGGTGCGCCCCGACCAGCGCGCCTATGACCTTGCCGACCTCTCGCTCCGGCTGCTGAACCGCGACCTGAGCCTCGCCGCCGACACCACGCAGGACCCGCAGGCGGCCTTCGACTTCGACGAGGACTCCGACCGCGACGCCGAGGCTGCGCTGCTGCGTTCCCGCGCCGTGTTCGACCTCGCCGGCGCGCTGGAGGCGCAGCTCGAGGAGCAGGGCGCCGCAAGCCTCATGACGCAGGTCGAGCTGCCCGTGCAGGTGAGCCTCGCGCGCATGGAACGCGCCGGCGTCGCCGTCGACCGCGACCGGCTGGAGGCGCTGCGCGGCGAGTTCGACGCCAACGTCAGCGCGGCGCAGCAGGCCGCCTGGGACGTGCTGGGCCACGAGGTGAACCTCGGCTCGCCCAAGCAGCTCCAGGGCGTGCTGTTCGACGAGCTCGACATGCCGAAGACCCGTCGCACGAAGTCCGGCTACACCACGGACGCGGAGGCCCTGGAGGGTCTGTTCGCGAAGACCGCGCACCCGTTCCTCGGTCACCTGCTCGCGCACCGCGATGCGATCCGGCTGCGCCAGACGGTCGACGGGCTGCTGGCCGCCGTCGCCGATGATGGCCGCATCCACACCACCTACGTGCAGACGATCGCCGCCACCGGCCGCCTGTCGTCCACGGACCCGAACCTGCAGAACATCCCGATCCGCACCGCGGTCGGCCGGCGGATCCGCTCCGCGTTCGTGCCGGGGGAGGGCTTCGAGTCGCTCATGTCGGCCGACTACTCGCAGATCGAGATGCGCATCATGGCGCACGCGTCCGGCGACGCCGGCCTCATCGACGCATTCACATCAGGCCGTGACTTCCACGGCGAGATGGCGTCGCTGGTGTTCGGGGTCGAGCCCGGGGACGTGACCGGCGAGATGCGGGCCCGTATCAAGGCGATGAACTACGGGCTGGCCTACGGGCTGAGCGCGTTCGGGCTGAGCAACCAGCTGAAGATCTCGGTCGGCGAGGCCAAGGCGCTGATGGAGGACTACTTCGCGCGCGTCGGGGGCGTGCACGCCTACCTGGCCGGCATCGTCGACGAGGCGCGCCGCACCGGCTACACCGAGACGATGCTCGGTCGGCGCCGCTACCTGCCCGACCTGACGAGCAGCAACCGGCAGCGCCGCGAGATGGCGGAGCGGGCGGCCCTGAACTCACCGATCCAGGGGTCGGCGGCCGACGTCATCAAGGTCGCGATGATCAACCTCGACCGGGCCATCTCCGAGGCGGGACTGGCCAGCCGCGTGCTGCTGCAGGTGCACGACGAGCTCGTGCTCGAGGTCGCACGGGGGGAGCGGGAGGCCGTCGCCGACATCGTGCGGCGTGAGATGACCGGGGCCTTCGACCTGTTGGTGCCGCTCGACGTTTCCGTCGGCGTCGGCCAGGACTGGGAGTCCGCGGCCCACTGATCAGTCCTCGGCGGCGCCGATCGGGTCGAAGTGGAAGAACACCCGGGAATCCCAGTCGGTCCCGTCGAAGTCCCAGCAGATGATGATGGCGAGCCGCGGTTCCCCGTCGAAGTCGACCATCAGGTCCGAGTCGGGGTCGTAGTCGGCGACGGCGATCTTGGTGGCGTCCGTGAACTCGTAGCACTGAGATGCGCCGTCCGGCCCCGTCAGCCGTAGCAGGTCGCCCGGCTCCAGCTGTGAGCGCCCGTCGGCGAACAGCTCGTTTCCGACGGCCCCACCGTTGCCGTAGGTGTGGATCGTGAGGACGACCTGCCCCTCGTCGCTGCCCGGCTCCGGGCCCCCACTCCACCAGGACGCCATCCGCGGCTCGTCGAGCGGTGGGGCGGCGATGCTGCCGGTCGCGTCGAGGTTGAGGGCGACGACGGGTTCGTCCACGTCCAGCGCCTCGATGCTGTAGCGGTCCGGCACGAAGCCCTCGCCTGCGGGTGAGCAGCCATCGGGGGGCGCCGAGGAAGACGGGGCGGGCGCCGGCGTTGACGGCGACGCGGCGGGAGAGGGTAGCGGACCTGCCTCCTGCCCGGCGGGATCCGTTGCCTCGGAGGCAACCCCCCACACGGCGAGGGCGAGGACCAGCAGGCCCACGACGAGCAGAACGAGTCGGGGCAAGGTAGTCTTCCGGCTGTCCGGGCCGTGGCGCGGCTGGGTCACGGCCCCAGCTTAGGCCCCGCGCCGGCACTCGCCGGCCAGGTTGACCCTCGTGGCATGCCTGGGTATCCTAGGGGGGCACTCTGGCCTGCATTGCCTCGGACGGAGCAGGGAGTGCTGTAAAGGGCCAGAACGCGAGACTTTTCTCATTCGGAGCCCTACTACATGACCTCCTCTACTGAGGCCTCGACTGTCGCAGTCGACGACATTGGCACTCCCGAGGCTTTCCTGGCCGCGGTCGACGCCACCATCAAGTACTTCAACGACGGGGACATCGTGTCCGGCACCGTCGTCAAGGTCGATCGGGACGAGGTCCTGCTCGACATCGGTTACAAGACCGAAGGCGTCATCCCCTCGAAGGAGCTGTCGATCAAGCACGACGTCGACCCGTTCGACGTCGTCAAGGTTGGCGACGAGATCGAGGCGCTCGTCCAGCAGAAGGAGGACAAGGAAGGTCGCCTGATCCTGTCCAAGAAGCGTGCTCAGTACGAGCGCGCCTGGGGCACGATCGAAAAGATCAAGGAAGAGGACGGCGTCGTCACCGGCTCCGTCATCGAGGTTGTCAAGGGTGGTCTCATCGTTGACATCGGTCTTCGTGGCTTCCTGCCCGCCTCGCTCGTCGAGATGCGTCGCGTCCGTGACCTCCAGCCCTACGTGGGCATGGAGCTCGAGGCCAAGATCATCGAGCTCGACAAGAACCGCAACAACGTGGTCCTGTCGCGTCGTGCGTGGCTCGAGCAGACCCAGTCCGAGGTCCGCCACACCTTCCTCACCCAGCTGCAGAAGGGCCAGATCCGCAAGGGTGTCGTGTCCTCGATCGTCAACTTCGGCGCCTTCGTCGACCTTGGCGGCGTCGACGGCCTCGTGCACGTCTCGGAGCTGTCCTGGAAGCACATCGACCACCCGAACGAGGTTGTCGAGGTCGGCATGCCCGTCACGGTTGAGGTCCTCGAGGTGGACATGGACCGCGAGCGCGTGTCCCTGTCGCTGAAGGCGACCCAGGAGGATCCGTGGCAGACCTTCGCGCGTCTGCACCAGATCGGCCAGATCGTGCCCGGCAAGGTCACCAAGCTCGTCCCGTTCGGCGCGTTCGTCCGCGTCGGC is a window encoding:
- a CDS encoding cell division protein SepF, translated to MVGVRKLAAWMGLVEDGRYRTDDPVDHDAEGEATNDVYVDEEPSQEISRVAPIRRPAQLTPVEHKEVADLSRIVSVRPRSYNEARVIGENFRDGIPVIMNLSDMEDGEDKRLVDFAAGLIFGLRGNIERVSSKVFLLCPHNLVVGPEDKERIASGGFFNQS
- a CDS encoding PaaI family thioesterase, whose product is MTDLPAWLDSMASPLDAKLGLELTELTPSRVVGSIPVEGNQQPFGLLHGGASGVLVETLASMGAVAHGMPDGKVPVGVDLNVTHLKAVRSGRVTGVATALHLGRTLAVYQVEITDDAGRTTAIGRLTCRLIAAPAGS
- a CDS encoding RluA family pseudouridine synthase, which translates into the protein MSLFIVPDTLAGQRVDAVAARVSGYSRARIELLVEAGSLSLGGTIVTKGSQRVAGGELLELLEDPAPTTATAVPQLADGVGIVYEDADIVVVDKPVGVAAHPSLGWGGPSVVEHLAAAGVAVSTSGAAERQGIVSRLDVGTSGLMVVARSEVAYSVLKQAFRDRTVDKTYHTLVQGHPDPFVGTIDAPIGRHPGADWKMAILEGGRASVTHYETLEAHRAATLLQVHLETGRTHQIRVHMAAIGHPCVGDPLYGADPALSARLGLGRQWLHAVGLGFTHPTRGDHVEFSSPYPADLQRALDLVRAD
- the ftsZ gene encoding cell division protein FtsZ, whose protein sequence is MASASQNYLAVIKVVGVGGGGVNAVNRMIEAGLRGVEFIAVNTDAQALLMSDADVKLDIGRELTRGLGAGADPAKGRQAAEDHSDEIEEALQGADMVFVTAGEGGGTGTGAAPIVAKIARSLGALTIGVVTRPFSFEGRRRSTQAESGIESLREEVDTLIVIPNDKLLQMTDHQVAILDAFKQADQVLMQGVSGITDLITTPGLINLDFADVKSIMSQAGSALMGIGSARGEDRARAAAEMAISSPLLEASIDGAHGVLLSIAGGSDLGLFEVSAAAQLIEEAAHDEANIIFGTVIDDALGDEVRVTVIAAGFDGGQPQKKVAAVRKPEVRPATQPRPGPGAPAPVATAMPGQPTPAPRPAPVVEDDDDLDVPDFMK
- a CDS encoding class F sortase, whose product is MPRLVLLVVGLLVLALAVWGVASEATDPAGQEAGPLPSPAASPSTPAPAPSSSAPPDGCSPAGEGFVPDRYSIEALDVDEPVVALNLDATGSIAAPPLDEPRMASWWSGGPEPGSDEGQVVLTIHTYGNGGAVGNELFADGRSQLEPGDLLRLTGPDGASQCYEFTDATKIAVADYDPDSDLMVDFDGEPRLAIIICWDFDGTDWDSRVFFHFDPIGAAED
- a CDS encoding ANTAR domain-containing response regulator, with the protein product MDKKKPAVLVAEDEALIRLDLVELLTEEGYEVVGEAGDGEEAVKLARELEPDLVIMDVKMPKMDGITAAEIIAEERIAPIVMLTAFSQRDLVERARDAGAMAYVVKPFGASDVVPAIEIAMGRFQEITAIEEELANLEDRLESRKIIDQAKGILQQDLGLTEPEAFRWIQKTAMDMRKSMRDVAEGVISHKKKA
- the pyk gene encoding pyruvate kinase, with translation MRRAKIVCTLGPSAEAVDRLVDLINAGMNVARLNMSHGDYNEHGTRLKNVRAAADITGKTVGVFADLQGPKIRLGRFLNDEKPYLAVGDIFTITIDDIQGTKERCSTTFKGLPGDVNVGDQILIDDGKVALKAIQVTDTDVVCETVVPGPVSNNKGINLPGVAVSVPALSDKDERDLRWALAHPDIDMIALSFVRSGDDIKRVHEIMDEEGRRLPVIAKLEKPQAIANLQEIIDSFDAFMVARGDLGVELPLEEVPLVQKRIVRAARKWAKPVIVATQMLESMINNPRPTRAEASDVANAILDGADAVMLSGETSVGDFPVETVSTMARIVEKTEREGHAEIHIIDWDPHTTGGILAKVAAEVAERIGARYLVAFTKSGDTGRRLSRLRSPIPMLVFSPEKSTRQTMTLSWGVDTHITPEFTAQEEMVDAVDQYLRTNNLIEVGERIVVVSGSPMGVPGKTNNLRVHKVKDLPEA
- a CDS encoding TraR/DksA family transcriptional regulator, producing the protein MPKKAADEVRALPVLEGEDPWTSEEIAEQRAELSDDLERLERRIRSAEETLQSLLKGGTDGAGRDPADVGSSNFERDQEVSLAANVREMAEQARLAIALFDSGEYGYCEVCGQPIGKGRLQVFPRATLCVTCKQREERR
- a CDS encoding DivIVA domain-containing protein, which codes for MSLTLDEVRQIRFRMTRRGDVGYQVGDVDTFIDKVEVTFDEFEKERERLRREIDSVQATNVSPAAGDDSDLRSELKAKDDTIAQLRAEVDRLNSAISAGGDATAAQAAAEGRVRELTAQNEQLKNQLDQVRAEFDKARSERVTNVAGTQHLTVTASEDAAPAVTRLLQMATDQATTLVNEAQAEAQRKLAEAEQRATEIKTDARTKADRVESEARVNAEQLTKQAEARAAAVDQQAADRRHALFSDLEREQGELVGKVTALRDFESSYRQNLTESLKRFLGSINDDHPEPGEVPELAQRPSETPRLDALASGDQS
- the polA gene encoding DNA polymerase I yields the protein MTDAPRLLLIDGHSVAYRAFYALPVENFATSTGQHTNAVFGFTSMLINVLRDERPTHLAVAFDVARQSFRTEEYPEYKGTRAKSPEEFTGQVTLIKEVLDALNVAHLELPGYEADDIIATMSTRAEAEGFDVSIVTGDRDAMQLVTDHVTVLYPRKGVSDLARMTPSTVEEKYLVPPARYPELAALVGETSDNLPGVPGVGPKTAAKWLTAYDGLDNIVARAEQIPGKAGASLREHLGDVVRNRRLNALVRDLQLDTTVAATERHDWDRARVHELFDALEFRVLRERLLELAPAEETQAEAFEVRGGPLAPGAVGAWLEAHASGPTAAEFVGHWGSGTGDVIGIALAAGDGEGAWLDTAALTPADDAALASWLADPARTKYVHGAKGPMLACWARGWELRGVAVDTLLAAYLVRPDQRAYDLADLSLRLLNRDLSLAADTTQDPQAAFDFDEDSDRDAEAALLRSRAVFDLAGALEAQLEEQGAASLMTQVELPVQVSLARMERAGVAVDRDRLEALRGEFDANVSAAQQAAWDVLGHEVNLGSPKQLQGVLFDELDMPKTRRTKSGYTTDAEALEGLFAKTAHPFLGHLLAHRDAIRLRQTVDGLLAAVADDGRIHTTYVQTIAATGRLSSTDPNLQNIPIRTAVGRRIRSAFVPGEGFESLMSADYSQIEMRIMAHASGDAGLIDAFTSGRDFHGEMASLVFGVEPGDVTGEMRARIKAMNYGLAYGLSAFGLSNQLKISVGEAKALMEDYFARVGGVHAYLAGIVDEARRTGYTETMLGRRRYLPDLTSSNRQRREMAERAALNSPIQGSAADVIKVAMINLDRAISEAGLASRVLLQVHDELVLEVARGEREAVADIVRREMTGAFDLLVPLDVSVGVGQDWESAAH
- a CDS encoding signal peptidase II: MRRSALILVACGIGLGGLAVDQLVKLASVAFLTPGVPVPIVGDLLQLQLIRNPGAAFGMGSSATIVFTILAMVATLACLFVVLPRVTRMWQAVVAGLFLAGITGNLVDRIFQPPAALHGHVIDMFSLRGFAIFNVADICITVAAGIVIGWSLFADRAEAKARKAAAR